Below is a genomic region from Gadus macrocephalus chromosome 14, ASM3116895v1.
ATCTGCTgggtgacggcggtacacgccgtccaggaccaaccctcgggtTGGTCCGAGCCGAggcttacggggcgggatgccacaacacacaaaccatcccatacacacacacacacacacacacacacacacacacacacacacacacacacacacacacacacacacacacacacacatacacacaaacatttatgCACAATTCCACATGCATTTATACACACTCCCGagcttacaaacacacactctctctcacacacacacacacacacacacacacacacacacacacacacacacacacacacacacacacacacacacacacacacacacacaaaattgcaCGCAAACACTCTAATGTGCTGTCTTTGAAAACATTAGGTTGAAAGGAGTCTGAAGAAGCACAAGGTTATGATTCCCTTTTCGGCTCTGCGGAGCAGCCAGAAGAACGGGAGCAAAACACTCTTGGTCATCACTGTGTTCAACAGCACCTATTTCCGGGTAATgtcttcttttatttttattttctttccttttttcttttcttttactcTAATTCCCGATTTCTTACCCCAGTTTATTAACCCATATTGGGCTTGTAGACCTGTTACATTCTGTTCCTTGTATTGTTTATATCTATTTGCTTATAAATCTACATTGAAAATGCATAGATTTTGTCTGTAACAGCACTTTCCCAACTTTATTCCTAGTCAAACTGTAATGATATTACTGTCACTGCATGTCACAATGCTAATTAACCTCCCCTCTGCTGCTGAAATATCCGACCTTGTCCGCAATTCTAAACCTTCCACTTGCTAACTTGATCCTCTCCCTACAATACTGGTTAAAGGTTGCATTCAATCCCTGACCCCTCTTATAACTGCAATTATCCTCTCATCTCTGGTGTTCTGTCACCCCTCAAATCAGCTGCAATAACCCCTATTCCCAAGAAACCCGGTGCTGACCCCGGCAACTTTAACAATCTCCGCCCAATCTCCAACCTCCCCTTCCTTTCAAAAATTCTGAAAAAAACAGTTGCCTCTCAGATTCATGATCACCTCTCTCACAATACTCTTTACGAACAGTTCCAATCAGGCTTTCGCCCACTTCATAGCACCGAACCAGCTCTTGTTAAAATAACCAATGACCTCCTCATGGCTGCGGACGCGGACTACTCACCATCCAGATCCTCCTGGACCTGAGTGCAGCTTTTGACGGCATTTCCCAGACCATCCTCATCGACCGATTAGCCTCTCTTGGAATATCTGACACACCTCTGGACTGGTTTGAATCATATCTATCTGGACGTACTAATTTTGTCCAACTCAAAAATTGTAGACCCCattcttcccccctctcctctggtGTACCCCAAGGTTCTGTCATTGGAACCCTCCTGTTCATTATCTATCTCCTCCCTCTTGGCCTTTTTTTCCGTAAATATAATATTCAGCTCCATTGTTATGCAGATGATACCCAGCTCTACTTGTCCACCAAACCCCCCACGACCCTCCCTCCAACCTCCCTCTCCGATTGCCTCCAGGAAATCTGATCCTGGTTCTCCCAAAACCTTCTCAAACTCAACTGTGACAAAACTGAAATCCTCCTTATTGCCACCAAATCCACCCTCTCTACAATAAATAACTTCTCCATCTCCATTGACAATTCATCagtttccccctctccccaggtcAAGAGTCTGGGTGTAAACCTGGATGGCCCCCTATCATTTCAATCCCATATCAATAATGTCACTCGGTCAGCATACTTCCATCTACCTAACATCTCTCGCCTgcgcccatctctctccccaaaCAGTGCTGAGATTCTGGTTCACACCCTGGTCGCATCGCGTCTGGACTACTGCAACTCTCTCCTCTTTGGTTTACCTGCTAAGTCCATGCATAAATTACAACTGGCACAAAACTCTGCAGCCCGTATCATTACTAAAACCCCCTACATCAGTCACATAACACCTGTCCTGCAGCAACTTCATTGGCTCCCCATCAAATATCGCATCATTTACAAGATCCTGCTTCTCACTTCCAAGGCCATCAACAATCTTGCCCCTCAGTatcttgattgattgattgattattttAATGACCACACAGCCAGGCTGGTGGAATTTGTTGTCAGCTGGGTACAGGTTCCAACTTACAAAACATATAACACAGATATACATCGAGaaaatacacactacacaatacaTAAGGGCCATGCATCTTACCGAGCTTCTCCATATCAAGACACCCACCCGTTCTCTCAGATCGTCTTCCTCCATCCAGCTCACCCTCCCTCCAGCTCGCCTGGTTACCATGGGGTCAAGAGCATTCAGTCGCTcagccccccacctctggaactCTCTGCCTCGTGACATCCAACACTCCAGCTCCATCACCTTCAAATCTCACCTCAAAACTTATCTATTCACCCAGGCCTACTCCCTTTAAGTCAGTTGCATGCTTTGGACTAGAAACACACTGTTTGTTTCTCTTGTACACTGTtatattatgttgttgttgttgtttttgtttgtttgttgtttgctgCTATGGATGTTTGATTTTataaggtgaccttgagtgtcaagaaaggcgcccataaataaaatggattattgttacattattattaatccAGAAGAAAGTGTCAAACAAGATATCAAGAAAACAGCAACATTATGATAGATTTTACCCCAATTTGCTTCTGATGTTGAGTGATATGCTTGATCCCCTGTATTGACTTTGAAATTCTCTTCTTGCAGGTGAATGCACATCCGAGGGGAAGAATGTTGTCCCATCAGCCATATGTCTTGGGAGGCTTAGTATTGATGGTGAAGGTAGGCCAGAAAGCAGTGAGCAACCTGTCCGAATGCATCCAGCTTGTCTTCAAAAATAACCACACGGTAAGCTTTGTAGACACatggatgaatgaataaatgtatggatggacggatggatggatggatgtatagagtgctatatttatataaaatggTGGTAAAatactagtatatatatatctgtatgtataaatatatgtgtgcacatgtataTGTGTCTTTCAGGAAGGAAACGGGAAGTGTGTGTTCTGGAATGAAGTGCAAAGAGGAAATGGTGGGCACACCAACGATACATAAACAACATTTAAGCAGACTTATGTTCCACAGAATCCTACGTGCAAATACAAAGATTATACacaaattatgtgtgtgtgtgtgtgtgtgtgtgtgtgtgtgtgtgtgtgtgtgtgtgtgtgtgtgtgtgtgtgtgtgtgtgtgtgtgtgtgtgtgtgtgtgtgtgtgtgtgtgtgtgtgtgtgtgtgtgtgtgtgtatataggtcACTGGAGCCCAGAAGGCTGTCGTACCACTGTGGCCGGTGACACATTTCTTTGCAGCTGTGACCACCTCAGCTTCTTTGCCGTGCTTGTGGTAAAACTATTATCTTCAATAGTTATAAACATAGTTCATCTATACATCCCATGAAAACAGTATCACACAATAAAACtatgtatacatttaatataatTAGAACTATAAATGACAGGTAATGTAAAAAATagtaatacaaaaaaataataataataattaaattacattatttttatttataacagTAATGTAATGTAAACAAAGCATAAAGTGTGTTTTCGTCTCCCACCTTGTACTTTCAGAATCCAATGGTGTCGGTCGACAGCAAAACTGCCGTCAACCTGAGCTTCATCACCGCTGTTGGATCTGCTCTCTCTGTCATCTCCAGCCTCCTTAGCCTCATCATCTACACCAGGCTACAGTATGGAGTCGTTTAAACCTTTGATGAAATACTTGAGTTCAATACATTAGTATCGTAAtatatccaatattttttactaTTTATTTGCGACACTATCCTCCCAACTGAAACACATATAGATATGCTGAATAAATCTTGCATTGTGTACCCCAACTGCCCTTCCAGACGCCGACGTCCCGACAAGTCCATCGGTGTTCACATGAATCTCACTGGGGCCATTCTCTGCCTGCATGTCAGCTTCTTGCTGGGCTGTCTGTGGGCCTggctggaggggggtggctggCCATGCAAGGTCTTTGGGGCTCTTCTGCACTGGTCGTTATTGGGCACCTGGACCTGGATGGCCATTGAGGGCTTCCACCTCTACATCCTATTGGTCAGAGTGTTCAATGTCTACATCAGGAAGTATCTCCTCAAAGTCAGCTTGGTAGGATGGGGTGAGTGCAGTGAGCTTATATTGACAGTGATGATAGGATTTTACTGATCTGGTTGACTAATATTAAATCAATAATTTAAAGCATGCGACACCAAATATCTGTTACGTCAGGACTGTGGTATCTCTTACATCAGGACAGCATCATGTCTTGTTGAAGTTAAAATGTTCAACTCTTTTTTATTTCTACCTTGATGAAGGTGTTCCTACAGTGATAGTGGTGACGTGTGGATTTTTGGACGTCTACGGGGAATTCACACCACCAAACACCGACCCCACCAACACAACGTCCAAAATGTAAGGCTTAGCGTTGGTCGAATCGGTTTCATTCCTAACTATGACTGAACAAATTGGGATCAATGTGACATTTTCTCATTCGCTTATTTCTGAAATGTAGCTGCTGGATCAAGAATATGGATGGGACACCACACATCTACATCTTGATGTGGACTTACATGGGCCTGATGCTCCTGTTTAATTCAGCCATGCTCGCTCTGGTTGTGGCGAAGCTTTGGACCATGAGGAGAACCAGTATTGGCTTCAGCAGAGGGATATCCAGTCGTGATAATAAGTGGAAACTGGACAAGGAGAAGCGCTCGAGACTTTGCAAGGATCTTGCCACAGTGATGGGCCTCAGTTGTGTGTTGGGCTTAGCCTGGAGTTCTTCCTCTATAACCTACTCTGAAGCTGGTTTGTACCTGTTCACCATACTCAACTCTCTTCAAGGTTAGTCTCACCTTTACTATTTCTACATTGCTGAAATAACaatttgaaaaaaagtttatgGATATTAATTGTACCTACATTGAAATGAatgatttatacattttattcacagGTGTATTCATGTTCCTCTGGTCCCTGGCTCTAACTTGCAAGTCTAGTTCAGAAAATGATTCCTCTGCCCAATACTCCACGAAGAAGACCATGGAGACCAGCTTTAATAGTTGACAAAAGTGTTATGTCATAAATCTGTCGTCGTAAACACTCTTGGCCTGCATCAGGTCTTTGTTCTGGACAGTAATAATTTACTTCTGACCTATGTTATGCATGAAGTTATATGCAAATAAGAATGAATGATTttgatatatgtgtgtatgattaaataaacaaatcaaaacaatgaCGTCACCGATTATTGGCCCCACCCCCATGTTGTATTTCTTTCGCGACATACGTAGCCTTTTTTCCGGCAAGCAGAAAAGACAGCGTCACAACAGATAGCGAGAGACATAGGCGAACAACATGGACCCAAACACGACGATCCTGCGAGTGAAGAGAAAGCGGGGAACGGATCCCGCCGACGCTCTGTTGTTGGCTTGCAAGCGCATCCGACCAGAGAGCTCGCAGACCCCGGGGGAAACGGTTCCGGAGCCCGGTGAAGCCGAGGTGGACAACACGGTCTTCAAACTCGTGGCGACTGTAGCGACCCAGGTGAGCAGGAGGGAGGCCCCTTGGTTCAGAAAACGCCATCACGTCGTTAGCTTTAGGAAGAGATTCATGGCGTTGTTTGGAGAAGACCATGATACGTTTAAACGGTTTACAAATGTTTGAGCACATGGACGCCTTTTTACGCCGTTCGTGGCCCACCCTGTTTAAAGTCTCATTGTGCTGGGTGGCGGACTCTTTAGCTAGCGTTCATAAGAGCTAACGCTGTTAGCCTTTCTCATTAGCCCTTTTCCTTCTGTAGAGAGCTTTTTCTTTTTAGATGTCGACATTCCGGTCCTCAATGAATAAAGTAGATTCCtaaatatctatctatatatgtatagatatatatattacattttttttacattttaccaaACCTTTAAAATGGACACAGATGAAAGAACAAAGCTAAACAAAGCTCAATTATTGAGTTTTCTAAGAAatgaacatatttttttatccgTCATTATTCAATGCAACTgattatatatacacatgtagGTTAATTATTTAGAAAACGCAAACacttcatatatatttttatactaCAGTCAGATGAGGttgtctgattggctgacgatGCTGTCATCAATTTGTATTTGGTAACCTGGATCTTGAGACCTGTATACCTGACCTGTGCCTTTTTATTACTGTTGAATACATATAATTGGCCTTATATCATTTACGACGTAACAATATTGATGCGATGTCAACAATATGTTGCATTCACAGAAATTCAAGAAATATTCGAAACTGTGTGATAACACATTAATGTTATTCAAATGTTCAAAATAAGAATAAATAGTCGGGCAGGAGGCCTAACGTGTCACCGTGTGACTCCTCCCAGGATGCACCGGTCCAGGCCCAGGTGCGCGAGGCGCTGGCCCGCCCCCGCGTGGCCCACGCCCTGCGGCCCTCTGCCACCAGCTCTCAGCGCGTCGTCGGAGACCTGCGCAGTGCCAAGTGGAGCACGCGAAGGGAGGAGCGCTACCGCATCCTCTCCAGCCACCGCGCCGGACTGTCGGCCGCAGAGGGGCGGCCCGCAGAGCCCGTGGGCCGCGGGGACGAAGTCGACGCTGCCGCCACCGCCGACGgcgaggagctgaaggagaaggCCTGGGCTCTGGGGAAGCTGCAGGTGGTGGACCTGCTGTGTGAGCATGAGGAGGACCAGGGGAAGCCGGACAAGGTGAGCTCTAGGGAGGATGCCACTGGGCCTGCTTCTGTATTTTACTTTCTCTATCCTGTCAGTGTTTTCTGACGCGAAGGAGATGTTGTAATAGAGTCCATAGGGTGTCTTAACCTAGTCACCCTTTGGTGTCTGAATTGGATTATTCGCGGATCCATCCATCCAAAAAATTACTGGTGATATTCGACTCCCTCCCtgaattacttttgtgtgttaGGCTTGGGCAATATGAAGGTATACCAgggtgtttatgtttatgtatttTGCCCAAGTTTGACGTGTAATTTTTCAGACTGAGAAGGGCTTGTTTTCCACTAATAAGTGGCCAACCTCAAAACTGAAAGTGGGATTTATAGCAGTATAGCGCTGCTGTGGTAATATTTTCAAAATAATCACCCATCTCATCAGGTGTTTATGTAGTTTGAATGTCATTTGAAAGTTATTTTTATGTAAGAAAGACACTCGTAGTCAACCGCTATTCATGCTCTGACTTAAGCACTCTGACGCGGTGGCCTTAAAACAAGATCAGGGGTATGAGCCCTGTGTGCTTACCTGCCGTGGAGAAGGGGCCTCCAAGAAAAACTGTCTGGCAGTAGCACTCCTTTCAAGAGCCATTCAGTACGTTTACATGACAATCAAGAAAGATGAATTATTGGCTTAGTCCAACTATGACtggattattaagatgcatgtatacaccttagtcgGACTATAATCGAATCGAGTTACTCATAGTCGTATTAAGACGCCTAGATTATTCGAATTAAGAGTGCATGTAACGGATTGGATTGCATGGACTCGGATTTtgcgttctgcgcatgctcgagGTTTTTCCCGGGGGCCTTGATCCGGAAGTATAAGGAAACGATAGTCATGTTGTTGTCGCCGTTGGAAAACGAGAGAcggcaatttattttaaaaggtaAGACGAGGATGGAGGAAGCCAGTGTCGTGCCAATGTAGTTACCCCTTATAAGAAGTGTAtaatcaacatgcattcagtacacactacgcttctattacgagagtagcgtatgtgtgtgcgcgagaatggcagtgtgtgagtgacttcagcgagtgagtggacgagcgaggagagcgagcggttgcgtgtgtcagtttagtgaatgaTTGTGTCTTTGCaaactagggctggcccgaatgccatttatCAGGCattgaatactcgttggtttttccgagcgagtattcgaataatcGTTCCATAAAAACACACCATCGAAAACAAcgttaataatccctatatactccctggaaccgattttgacagtatctgcatttttcttgaagatttaatagcttttgaacgttaattagtaggcctaagtaagttggagttccttactttttccccgtgaaagcgaccAGCTGtagttccgttccaaatcagctgtcctctcagtcatctcagcccttacgggagcatGTATTAATTAAGGACATAGACTATCGTTCTTGGATCTCAGGGTGGGTTTATTTATTGCATAAAGACCCCAAAAATAAGCACAAGTTCCAAGCTGGATAAAAAAAGCTTCTGTAAGGACTACAATCGCACCAATGGCCGTTAGCCGTAGCAATGGCCGTTAGTTCCCGAAGCCGACAacggcattttttttttactacttACGGATCAAAAGTTATTCAATAATTTATTAACCTACACACGTGTGGTGTGCTGTACAGTAGCTCGGGCTCAGATAGTTTTAGTTATTATcaagtaggggtgtaacggtacatgtatttgtaccgaaccgtcacggtacaggcacttcggagTGGTTACAAAGGTGTACCGCGgtacgtaaatgtggcgtacatagcgttcaCATCtcatatgttgactacaaaccatgtaagcagtgttgtaaataaacgtccaaagcttttcaaatcttatttggagttttattggtccttaaggtgcaatgtaaacaatgtacaagtaattaaggtgcaaagtcaaaccggagaagtgattccggaaatgaatttgtggaccaatcacagcccttgccgtctccgttgcgtcgaccaataggtccacggcgtcgacggatagttaaaaaatattggatgctctccggctatggagagggctctccgtgaatgttggtcatcaacaaggttgtaaagtagtaacttcgggcacatctgtcaaaatattttttttttttacgatctttattcattcattgcgccgcaGCCAAACTgacggggatattctctgatattatgaatcttaaagactgcgtcaggttctccgactctctggtacttcagCAACTAATAAAGACTCGTAGtgagggttatctcggccatggtggagaaggaattggggtaaggaactttggctttgactctctgaagacCATGTTTAAACACGacatagaggagaaagggattgttgccgtatgcggGACAGCTGTCGGTTCACTTCGGGTCAATTTCtccgacgctccattgttccgtcttctcggtcgtatgcggactcctccggctggactcctcctgctgctccgccggtggaggagtccgcatacgaccgagaggaCGGAACAATGGAGCATCGGAGAAATGGACccaaagtgaactgacagctgtctactgaaaacatctttctcgaatgctacagccgcctgagtttgttcttgctagtgacgtaaagaggtcaaCCGGTGGCTCTATTCATACTTTGCACTTGAAGTCACGAAGACTGGCTGGCGGGCAAGAACAACGTTCTCTAGCAACTTAGTAACTTAATCAAGGATCTGCCAGGACGTTGCCAGTTTTACCATACGAACGAAAGTTGGTATTTTGAGGTAAATGATATGCCAGATAATTGCTGTGCGATTGGATGTATTAACTGCAGAGGAGTGAAGCCGGGGTTAGGTTTTTACCGGATCCCATCCGAAAAGGAGAAACTGTATTATTGTCGATAAGATTAGAATTTGCCATAAGTAATATTTAAATGCACATTATAATTAAGAttatttcaaaatgaaaataaccctccctctgcCATCATGGGGAAAGCCAGTGTTGCCCGATTGAgtgggaaatctggcccaatctggcaacactggcggAGGCGTCACTAAACGATCCTAAGCAGTTTTATTTCAGAGTGCAGCAAAAAGCTCCGCTGCGCTGGTACGGCAGAAATGCTTGAGAAAATGTAACGTGTGTCGACGCTACCACATTACTTGGTCAATAAAAGagctaccgtattttccgcactataagccgcactggcctataagccgcaggtgttttaatgtttaattaccattaagGCTGGcctgaatgccatttttcagacttaaaatactcgttggtttttccgagcgaatattcgaatactcgttccagtaaaaaacaccatcaaaaacaacataaattatccctatatactccctggaaccgattttgacagtatctgcatatttgtTGAAGATtcaatagcttttgaacgttaattagtaggcctaagtaggttgaagttccttactTTTTTCCCcatgaaagcgaacagctgttactccgttccaaatcagctgtcctctgccatctcagcccttacgggagcttttcaattcatcctggaacgtgcatcttttcagggaatttgtacaataacaacaaatgctgAATATTGATTGCCTTATGTGTCCATACCAATctattatattgaccgggtattcccaagacggcCACGCTCTcgagcaagccagtcacagatGATTGGCAcagcgctgtacagcgaacgtaaacaaaccaCTAAGCTAatgttagcatttcgctaagcatTACTTTTCCTCTCGAGATCCCTACGTCaggtacataaaaaaaaaaagaacaaagctcagaatactgatttaagcttcgaataaTAATTTTGCGAACGAGAATTCGAATATTCGAaaaattcgggccagccctactcttttgttgttgttgttgttgttgtttacctgtttggcgtgtctccctcccagaaCGTGTCGCCGGACCCGGAGGTCATCCTCTGCAACAACATGAAGATGCTCCGGGAGCGCCTGAGCGTGTCCGGCGCGGGCCTGGGGGCGGAGCACCGCGAGCAGGAGAACGACTACGTCTACGACCTCTACTACCAGGAGACGGCTCAGGCCGGCTGGATCCAGGACATCCTGTCCGTCCGGGCCTACGCCGACGAGGGAGAGCTGGTGTGTGGACGGACGGGTGGACGGACACGGACGGACGGGTGGATGGATGGGCGGATGGATGGCTAGTTGGAATGATGGACGAGTGGATGGCTTGCTAGCTGGACGGAGGGATGGACAGGCGGGTGGTTGAGTGGTGAATTTGGTGCCATCTGGAATGAGTGGAGTGAGTGTCCCGAGTATTTGAGTTCATAAAACAGTTATGGTCTGTTTTTAAAccgtattaaaaaaataatgtaaaCTGGAATTACTAGGCATCTTTAAGCCTTCCTTGAGGCCACTGGCATCACTAACCCCATTCAGAGTAATGCCTTCAAAAAGTCAATTAACAATGTTTATTAATCCATGGACTAACATAACATCACCTTGAGAGGGTATTAATACTACATCACACTATGCCAGAGGTTGGATTATGTACCCTTTAAAATTTGACTGTTGGATTtctatcccctcccccccctgaaAGCACCTGCTCTAACCAGACCACACGGTTATCTGCTCGGCTGAAGCGTCGATTCAAAACCCCAGTGGTTTCGGTTTCACGGCGTGGTGGGGAACGTGAAGCCGATGCCGCTAAACTGACTTCCTTCCTCCCCAGGTGCCCGACCTGGTGGTCAACGAGGAGCAGGTGTACGAAGACGAGGATGATGAGAAC
It encodes:
- the LOC132472239 gene encoding adhesion G-protein coupled receptor G5-like: MAPLIVLLILFRISAVQTEGDVTEFCENVERVCDKTPEDSVPMCLDEKMRNCRRGRTFLPDFIHEQVDTSQQVERSLKKHKVMIPFSALRSSQKNGSKTLLVITVFNSTYFRVNAHPRGRMLSHQPYVLGGLVLMVKVGQKAVSNLSECIQLVFKNNHTEGNGKCVFWNEVQRGNGHWSPEGCRTTVAGDTFLCSCDHLSFFAVLVNPMVSVDSKTAVNLSFITAVGSALSVISSLLSLIIYTRLQRRRPDKSIGVHMNLTGAILCLHVSFLLGCLWAWLEGGGWPCKVFGALLHWSLLGTWTWMAIEGFHLYILLVRVFNVYIRKYLLKVSLVGWGVPTVIVVTCGFLDVYGEFTPPNTDPTNTTSKICWIKNMDGTPHIYILMWTYMGLMLLFNSAMLALVVAKLWTMRRTSIGFSRGISSRDNKWKLDKEKRSRLCKDLATVMGLSCVLGLAWSSSSITYSEAGLYLFTILNSLQGVFMFLWSLALTCKSSSENDSSAQYSTKKTMETSFNS
- the slc7a6os gene encoding probable RNA polymerase II nuclear localization protein SLC7A6OS — protein: MDPNTTILRVKRKRGTDPADALLLACKRIRPESSQTPGETVPEPGEAEVDNTVFKLVATVATQDAPVQAQVREALARPRVAHALRPSATSSQRVVGDLRSAKWSTRREERYRILSSHRAGLSAAEGRPAEPVGRGDEVDAAATADGEELKEKAWALGKLQVVDLLCEHEEDQGKPDKNVSPDPEVILCNNMKMLRERLSVSGAGLGAEHREQENDYVYDLYYQETAQAGWIQDILSVRAYADEGELVPDLVVNEEQVYEDEDDENEEGNWRNDYPDSDNDGDSDREERYVGYWEEEHSYSSRSWENYQRQVLRELGGHGDKQDEDDDEDDDKCDSN